A stretch of DNA from Catenulispora acidiphila DSM 44928:
CCAGGACCTCCAGCATCCGCTCGCGCGAGGCCTTCTCCACGCTGGCCTCGTTCAGCGCCCAGGAGCGGTCCACGACCTGTCCGTCCAGGCTCACCTCGACGTCGACGGTCATCCGCTCCTCGACCGTGTAGTCGCGGGCGACGATGCGGTCCACGACGAAGGCCAGGTCCTCGTACTCGGCCTCGGCCAGGAACCCGACACGGCCCAGGTTCACGCCCAGCAGCGGCACGCCGGCGCTGCGCGCGACCTCGGCGCCGCGCAGCATCGTGCCGTCGCCGCCGAGCACCACCACCAGCTCGATGTCCTCCAGCGCCCCGGCGTCGAGCGCGCAGACCGGGGCGTCGGTCTCCAGCTCCCCGGCCTCGCCGGCCAGCACGCGCACGCCGACCCCGCTGGCCGACAGCCGCGCGACGGTGTCGCGCGCGGCGTCCAGCGCCACCTGGCGGCCCGTGTGGACGACCAACAGCACGTCGCGCTCGCCGTGTCCCATCAGTCAGTCCCCAGACCCCTCATCGCTGTTCTTCTCACTGCTGTTCTCACTGCTGCTGTTCTCACTGCTGTCGTCGAACCGCCCGTCCCCGGCCGGACCCTGCTCGATCGCCCGAGCCAGGTCCTCCTCGCGCAGCGGCGGCGCGTCGGCGCGCAGCCAGAGGAAGTACTCGACGTTGCCGGCCGGTCCCGGCAGCGGGCTGGCGGCCACGCCGCGCACGCCGAGTCCGGCCCGGCCCGCGGCGGCGGCCACGTCCCGCACCGCCTCGGCGTGCAGGGCGACGTCGCGCACCACGCCTCCGGAGCCCAGCCGCTCCCGCCCGACCTCGAACTGCGGCTTGACCATCAGGGCCAGATCCGCTTCCGGGGTCGCGCAGGCGGCCAGCGCCGGCAGCACCAGCCGCAATGAGATGAACGAGAGATCACCCACCACGAGTTCCACCGGACCGCCGATCGCCTCCGGGGTCAGGTCCCGGACGTTGGTGCGGTCCAGCACGGTGACCCGCTCGTCGGTGCGCAGCGACCAGGCGAGCTGGCCGTAGCCGACGTCGACGGCGACCACCCGCGCGGCGCCGTTGCGCAGCAGCACGTCGGTGAAGCCGCCGGTGGAGGCACCGGCGTCCAGGGCGCGGCGGCCGGCGAAGCTCAGTCCGTCGGCGGCGAAGGCGGCCAGCGCGCCGGCCAGCTTGTGGCCGCCCCGCGAGACGTAGTCCGGCCCTTCGCTGGCTTCGGCCACGACGATCGCCGCGGCGGTCTCGACCTGGGTCGCCGGCTTGCCGGCCTTCTGCCCGCCGACGCTCACCCGCCCGGCCTCGATCAGCTCGCGGGCCTGCTCGCGCGAGCGGGCGAGGTTGCGGCGGACCAGCTCGGCGTCCAGGCGGCGCCGGGGGGTCACCGCGGGCCCTGGGCGCCCGCGGGCTGCTCGGACAGGATCGCGCGCAGCTCGGTGTGGACGGCGTCGTACACGTCGGCGTGGCCGGGCAGCGGCGTGTCGGGCAGCCGGGCCAGGCGGTCCAGGGCGTCGTCGACGCGCCGGTCGCCGGAGTGCTCGTAATCGACGTGGAAGTCGACGGTCTCGGAGTCCTCATGGAAGGCGGACGCCGGCACGCCGCCGGACTGCTCGTCCTGATGGCCGTCCGTCTCGAACTCGCCCATCTCGTCCACGCTCGTGCCGCTCGCCTTCGGTTGCCGGTTGTTCACCCCGAACGCTATCGCGTGGAGCCCGCCCGGCGCCGGTCCCGCCGGCGGGCCGCGCGCCCCGGCGGCCCGGCCGTCATCTACGACAAGCTGTAGCAGAACCGGATCGGGGCGGACGGTCCGCGCGAATTCGCAATTGCCGGACGATAATGCGCAGCTCTGGGCCCGGGTTTCCGCCAGAGGCGACGGAGAACCTGGTCAGAGCGTTGCCTAAAAGGCGTCCGGTGTTAACTCAACCCTCTTTCGAGTGACATTCAGAAGGCGTCCGCGCCCGCTAGCCTGTGCCGCTGTCGGGACGATTCCGATCGCCCCGGGTCCTGTGGGAAACCTTTGGGTCTGCCGCATTGCCGGCGCCGAATCGCGAGGGGGTCGCCGGCATGGCGATGATGGCGGGCGACGGTCCGTGGATCCATCGTTTGACAAGGTCCTCCAAGAAGCCGTGGAGCCGCCGCCGCGCTGCCGCGTGGTGGACGGCGGCGGCCGTGCTGGTCTTCGGCATCGGGCTGATAGCCGGCAAGGGCGGGAACCCGCTGATAGATCTGAAGGTCTATCGGGACGGCGGGATATCGTTCATGAAGGATCTGCCGCTGTATACGACGCGGTTTCCGCATCCGTTGGACGGACCGGACCTGCCGTTCACCTACCCGCCGTTCGCGGCCGTGCTGTTCAGCGTGCTGGGTTTTGTCGGGTATCACCTGGCCGCGGTGCTCATGGTGCTGATCGGCTTCACGGCTCTGACCTGGACCATCTATCTGGTGCTGCACAACCGCGCCGGAGCCCGGTTCCTGCCCGAGCCGACGCCGCGGGTGCTGGTCACCATCACCTTGCTCAGCCTGGTGATGGAGCCGATCAGCAGCACGTTCCTGCACGGCCAGATCAACCTGCTGCTGATGGGGCTGGTGGTCACCGACGCCCTGGGCCCGAAGACCCGCATCCCGCGCGGCGCGCTGGCCGGCGTCGCCGCGGCGATCAAGCTGACCCCGGCGGTGTTCCTGCTCTACTTCGTCGCGCGCCGGCAGTGGAAGAGCGCCTCGAACATGGTCGCCGCGTTCATCGGCGCGACCTCGCTGAGCATCATCCTGGCGCCCCGGGACAGCAAGGCGTACTGGACCGCCACCGTCTTCGATCCGACCCGCATCGGCGACCTCGGATACGCCGCCAACCAATCGCTGCGCGGCGGACTGCACCGGCTCGGCGGACTGCCGGGCCTGGCGATGTCGGTGAAGACCGAGGAGCGCCTGTGGTTCGCGCTCTCGATGATCGTCATAGCCCTGGCTTACCACGGCGCGCGCCGGGCGATCCGGCGCGAGGACCCGGTGTGCGCCCTGGCCGTGGTCGCCGCGTGCCAGCTGCTCATCTCGCCGGTCTCCTGGTCGCACCACTGGGTGTGGATCGCCCCGATGCTGCTGCCCTTCGCGATCCAGATCGTCCGCGGCGGCGAGCGGCTGAAGATCGCCGGGCTGGTCGTGCTCACCGCGGTGTTCCTCATCGGCCCGCTACTGCTGTTCCCGGTCGACCACGGCTTGGAGATGCACTGGGGCTGGTGGGAGAACCTGATCGGCGACGCCTATCTGATCATCACCCTGTCGTTCGTGGTCTGGGCCGCGTCGACCCGGCGGACACCGGCGCCGGTGCGTTAGGGTCACGCGAGTGGCCACCATCGAGGAATGCCGGGAAGCGCTGAAGGAGTTCGCCGGGAACCTCGGCGACATGGACGAGTCGAGCAAGAAGCTCGTACGGACCGTGAGCCTGAAGGTCCCGGACCTCGACGTGACCTTCCACGGCACGCTGCGCGAGGGAACCCTGGAGGACGTCACCACCGAGCCGCGCGACCGCGCGCAGATCCGCCTGACGATCAAGAGCGACGACCTGATCGCCCTCGTCGCCGGCAACCTGAACTTCGCCTCGGCGTGGGCGCGCGGCCGGGTGAAGCTGGAGGCTTCGATCTCGGACCTGCTGCGGCTGCGCAAGCTCCTGTGATGAGCTGGGGTCCATGGCCACTACGCGATCGGTTCGCTTGATCCTGGCTCCGCGCTCTGCCGTCTACCGGGCACTGCTCGACCCGAACGCCGTCCGGCAATGGATGGTGCCGGACGGCATGACCAGCCAGGTGCATTCCTTCGATGCCCGCGAAGGCGGCGCTTTCCGCATCTCGCTGACGTATGACGCGCCGACCGAGACCGGGAAGACCTCGGCGCAGACCGACACCTTCCACGGCCGGTTCGTCGAGCTGGTGCCGGACAGCAAGGTCGTGCAGGCGATCGAGTTCGAGACGGACGTGCCGGATCTGCGCGGGGAGATGACCGTCAGCTATGAGCTGCGGGACGTCCCCGGGGGCACCGAGGTGTCCGGGCGGCACGAGAACCTGCCGCCGGGGGTCTCGGCCGCCGACAACGAGCTGGGCTGGCGGATGTCGATGGACAAGCTGGCCGCGCTGGTCGAGACCGGGTGACCTGCCCCGCCTCAACAAACCGGCAGAGCTGCCTGTAAGTTGGTCGGCGTGACCACCGCGCGCCGCACCCAGGAGGAACGTTCCGCCGCCACCCGCCGGCTGCTGCTCGACGCGACCGTCGAGTGCCTGGTGAAGCACGGCTACGCCGGGACCACCACCACGCGGGTGTCCGAGCTGGCCGGGGTCTCGCGCGGGGCGCAGGTGCACCACTTCGCGACCAAGGACGAGCTGGTCGTGGCGGCGGTGCGGCATCTGGCCGAGCAGCAGGCGATGCTGGTGCTGGCGCGGCCGGACCTCCTCGCCGGGTCCGCCGATCCGGTCGGGGACGCCCTGGAGCTGCTGTGGAAGGCGCATCAGGGACCGACGTTCGACGCCGCGATCGAGCTGTGGGTCGCCGCGCGGACCGATCCGGACCTGCGGGAGGCGACGACCGCGTTCGAGCGGGCGCTGACGGCGCGGTTCGCGGAGGTCTCGGTGATCTTGTTCGGGCCGGAGGTGACCGCGCTGCCCGATTTCCAGCTGCGGCTGCTGACCGCGCTGGAGGCGATCCGAGGGCTGCGGATGGTCTCCTTCCTGCACCCGAATCCCTCGGCGCGTCTCGACGAGCGGTGGCAGAGGTCGAAGGCGCTGTTGCGGCCGCTGTTCGAGGTGTCGGCCTCGCGCTGATCCTGATACACCGTCAGAAGAATCCGCTGAATCCGCTGAATCCGCTGAAACCACTGAATTCACTGAATCCACTGAAACCGCCACCGGAGCGCCGGGAGGGTGCATGGCTGGGCCGCTGCAGGGACTGAAGGTCGTGGAGATCGCGGGCATCGGGCCCGGGCCGTTCGCCGCGATGCTGCTCGCCGACCTCGGCGCCGAGGTGATCCGGGTGGACCGGCCCGGCGGCGGCGGGCTGTCGCTGGGTGAGAAGGACGTGCTCAACCGAGGCCGGCGCTCGGTCGCCGTGGACCTGAAGCACCCCGGCGGCGCGGAGGTGGTGCTGCGGCTGGCCGAGCGGGCGGACGTGCTGATCGAGGGCTACCGCCCCGGCGTGGCCGAGCGCCTGGGCATCGGGCCGGCCGAGTGCCTGGCGCGCAACCCGGCGCTGGTCTACGGCCGGATGACCGGCTGGGGGCAGGAGGGCCCGCTGGCCGCGACCGCCGGCCACGACATCGGCTACGTCGCCGTCACCGGCACGCTGCACGCCATCGGCCGCGCCGGCGGTCCGCCGCAGGTGCCGCTGAACCTGGTCGGCGACTTCGGCGGCGGGTCGATGTACCTGGTCGTCGGCATCCTGGCGGCGGTCTGGGAGGCGGAACGCTCCGGGCGCGGGCAGGTCGTGGACGCCGCGATCGTCGACGGCACCGCGCACCTGTCGGCGATCCTGCACGGCTTCGTCAGCCTGGGCCTGTGGCGCGACCGGCGCGGGACGAACCTGCTGGACACCGGCGCGCCGTTCTACGACGTCTACGAGACCTCCGACGGCGAGCACATGGCAGTCGGCGCGATCGAGCCGCAGTTCTTCGCCGAGCTCGTGGCCCGGCTGGGCATCGCCGACCGCGCGCCGGGCCAGAACGACCGCGAACGCTGGCCGGAGCTGCGGGTCCTGCTCGCCGAGACCTTCCGGACCCGGACACGCGAGGAGTGGACGGAGGTCTTCGCCGGCAGCGACGCGTGCGTGGCGCCGGTGCTCTCGGCGAAGGAGGCACCGAAGCACCCGCACCTGGCCGCGCGCGGCACGCTGGTCGAACGCGACGGGCTGACGCAGCCGGCGCCGGCGCCGCGGTTCTCGCGGACCGGCGCGGAGCTGGGACTGCCGCCGTGCGGGCCCGGGGCGCACACGCGGGAGGCGCTGGGCGCGTGGGGGTTCGAGGACGTGGAGGCGCTGGTCGAGGCGGGAGCGGTGGTGCAGGCGTAGGTCGGCTCAGCCAGACTCAGCCCCGACTCAGCCGAGCGTGACCTTCACGACCTGGGACTCGGGGAACGCGACCGTGCCGTGCTCGTTCTTCGCGAAGACCCACCCCGCGGCGAACGCCACGGAGGTGACCGTGTAGTCGCCGTCGGCGACGAGCACGATGCGGATCGCCGGCTGCCATTCGAGATCCTTCATGCCGCCAGCCTCGACGGAGGGCGGCGGCACTGCGACGTGGCAGGTCCAGGCAGGGGACAGCAGTTGATGCGGCAGCTCAGCGCCTCAGGACTCGGGACTCGCGGGACCCGAACCTCCTGGCCTCGGCGCCGAAACCAGCGCCGAAACCCGCGCGCGCTAAGCCAGACTCGCCAGCGCGTCCTCGACGTCGACCTCGCGGCCGTACTCCCACACCGCGGCGCACATCGCCCGCAGCGCGTCCATCTTGTCCCCGTGCCCGTGCAGCACGACCTGCTCGGAGACCACCGCGGCGGTCCAGCGCGCCGAGACGAAGTTCACCCCGTCGCGGGTCGGCGCGACGTGCGCGGTCAGCAGCCCGCGCAGGTCCTCGGCGAGGTAGCTGGGGCGCCGGTCCGGCGGCGCGGCGAGCAGGTCGCGCGCCGTGGTCACGCCGGTGAAGACCAGCAGGCTGTCGGTGTTCCCGCGGACCGCGCCCTCGATGTCGGTGTCCAGCCGGTCGCCGACGATCAGCGGCCGCGTGGCGCCGGAGCGCAGGATCGACTCGCGGTGCAGCGGCAGCTCCGGCTTGCCCGCGACCTGCGGGGTCTTGCCCGAGGCGGCGCCGACCGCGGCGACCAGCGTGCCGTTGCCCGGGGCGATACCGCGCGCGGTCGGGACCGTGGTGTCGGTGTTGGTGGCGATCCACGGCACGCCGCGGCGCACCGCGTACGTCGCCTCGGCCAGGTCCTTCCAGCCGAGGTCGGGCGAATAGCCCTGGACCACGATGTCGGGCATGTCGTCGGCGCCGGCCACCGCCTTCAGCCCCAGCTCGCGCACCGCCGCCCGCAGTCCGTCGCCGCCGATCACCAGGACCCGGCCGCCCTCGCCGACGCAGGCCACCGCCATGCGCGCGGCGGCTTGGGCCGAGGTGACGACCTCGTGCGCCGCCGCGGCGACGCCGAGCTCGTTCAGGTGCTCGGCGACGGCCTCCGGGGTGCGCGAGGCGTTGTTGGTCACGTAGGTGCGCCGCATGCCGTGCTCCTGCGCGGCGCGCAGCGCCTCGGCGGCGTGCGGCACCGCGTCGGCGCCGCGGTACACCACGCCGTCCAGGTCCAGCAGCGCGGTGTCGTACGCCTCGGCGAGCGGCTTCTGGGACGTCAGGAACGGCACGGGTCCGCCGTTGCCGGCGCCCTCGTTGGTCTCAGCGGTCACACCGCTATCTGATCACATCCGCAAGATCAGGTGTCGGCCAGCCCCTTTTTACCGGTCTGCTCCCGCAGCGTGGACCGCGCGGCCCGCAGGGCGTTGGCATAGTGGCGGATTTCCGGACGCATCGCGGCGGCGGCCGACAGGTGCTCGACGGCGACATCCATCTGGCCGAGTTTGGCCGCCGCGAGTCCCCACCCGAACTGCGCGTAGTCGTCGTCCGGGCTCACGTGCGCCAGCTGCGCGAAGCTCTCCACGGCCCGCTCGTACAGGCCGCCGTCGAAGTGCGCGCGGGCCAGTGCCTCCAGCACCGGCGCGGAGTCCGGGGTCTTCTGGGCGACCTTGGTGAGCAGCTGCGCCGCGGCCGCCGGATCGCCGGCCTCCAGCAGCTGGACGCCCTGCCGGTACCAGTCGGCGGCCTCTCCGGTGGGCTCGCCGGTACCGTCCTCGGCGTCGTACTCGCCGTATCGCTCAGACATCAGATCCTCCGTCGTACTCGGCTCCCGCTACCGGCTCCCCATCCGTGACACCTTGTTGCCGTCTTTCCTTTCCACCCTCCGCCCACGTCATACCCTCGCACCGACTCGTACGATGCGTGCATGGCACACAACGATCCGCAGGCGCTCAGAATCCTCCCCTTCCGGGGACTGCGATTCGCGCCGGACCGGGTCCGGGACCCGGCGGCGGTTACTTCGCCACCGTACGACATGATCGGTCCGGATGAGGCCAGGCGACTGGCCGACATCGAGGAGCACAACGTCGTGCGGCTGATCCTGGCCGCGCCGGAGGAGCTGGCCGGCGGGCCCGGCGCGCCGGCGCGCTACCACCGGGCGGCGACCTCGCTGCGGGCCTGGATCGACGACGGGGTACTGCGACAG
This window harbors:
- a CDS encoding SRPBCC family protein, producing the protein MATTRSVRLILAPRSAVYRALLDPNAVRQWMVPDGMTSQVHSFDAREGGAFRISLTYDAPTETGKTSAQTDTFHGRFVELVPDSKVVQAIEFETDVPDLRGEMTVSYELRDVPGGTEVSGRHENLPPGVSAADNELGWRMSMDKLAALVETG
- a CDS encoding glycosyltransferase 87 family protein; protein product: MTRSSKKPWSRRRAAAWWTAAAVLVFGIGLIAGKGGNPLIDLKVYRDGGISFMKDLPLYTTRFPHPLDGPDLPFTYPPFAAVLFSVLGFVGYHLAAVLMVLIGFTALTWTIYLVLHNRAGARFLPEPTPRVLVTITLLSLVMEPISSTFLHGQINLLLMGLVVTDALGPKTRIPRGALAGVAAAIKLTPAVFLLYFVARRQWKSASNMVAAFIGATSLSIILAPRDSKAYWTATVFDPTRIGDLGYAANQSLRGGLHRLGGLPGLAMSVKTEERLWFALSMIVIALAYHGARRAIRREDPVCALAVVAACQLLISPVSWSHHWVWIAPMLLPFAIQIVRGGERLKIAGLVVLTAVFLIGPLLLFPVDHGLEMHWGWWENLIGDAYLIITLSFVVWAASTRRTPAPVR
- a CDS encoding TlyA family RNA methyltransferase translates to MTPRRRLDAELVRRNLARSREQARELIEAGRVSVGGQKAGKPATQVETAAAIVVAEASEGPDYVSRGGHKLAGALAAFAADGLSFAGRRALDAGASTGGFTDVLLRNGAARVVAVDVGYGQLAWSLRTDERVTVLDRTNVRDLTPEAIGGPVELVVGDLSFISLRLVLPALAACATPEADLALMVKPQFEVGRERLGSGGVVRDVALHAEAVRDVAAAAGRAGLGVRGVAASPLPGPAGNVEYFLWLRADAPPLREEDLARAIEQGPAGDGRFDDSSENSSSENSSEKNSDEGSGD
- a CDS encoding tetratricopeptide repeat protein; amino-acid sequence: MSERYGEYDAEDGTGEPTGEAADWYRQGVQLLEAGDPAAAAQLLTKVAQKTPDSAPVLEALARAHFDGGLYERAVESFAQLAHVSPDDDYAQFGWGLAAAKLGQMDVAVEHLSAAAAMRPEIRHYANALRAARSTLREQTGKKGLADT
- a CDS encoding HAD-IIA family hydrolase, producing the protein MTAETNEGAGNGGPVPFLTSQKPLAEAYDTALLDLDGVVYRGADAVPHAAEALRAAQEHGMRRTYVTNNASRTPEAVAEHLNELGVAAAAHEVVTSAQAAARMAVACVGEGGRVLVIGGDGLRAAVRELGLKAVAGADDMPDIVVQGYSPDLGWKDLAEATYAVRRGVPWIATNTDTTVPTARGIAPGNGTLVAAVGAASGKTPQVAGKPELPLHRESILRSGATRPLIVGDRLDTDIEGAVRGNTDSLLVFTGVTTARDLLAAPPDRRPSYLAEDLRGLLTAHVAPTRDGVNFVSARWTAAVVSEQVVLHGHGDKMDALRAMCAAVWEYGREVDVEDALASLA
- a CDS encoding alkyl sulfatase C-terminal domain-containing protein, giving the protein MATIEECREALKEFAGNLGDMDESSKKLVRTVSLKVPDLDVTFHGTLREGTLEDVTTEPRDRAQIRLTIKSDDLIALVAGNLNFASAWARGRVKLEASISDLLRLRKLL
- a CDS encoding TetR/AcrR family transcriptional regulator, encoding MTTARRTQEERSAATRRLLLDATVECLVKHGYAGTTTTRVSELAGVSRGAQVHHFATKDELVVAAVRHLAEQQAMLVLARPDLLAGSADPVGDALELLWKAHQGPTFDAAIELWVAARTDPDLREATTAFERALTARFAEVSVILFGPEVTALPDFQLRLLTALEAIRGLRMVSFLHPNPSARLDERWQRSKALLRPLFEVSASR
- a CDS encoding CaiB/BaiF CoA transferase family protein, with the translated sequence MAGPLQGLKVVEIAGIGPGPFAAMLLADLGAEVIRVDRPGGGGLSLGEKDVLNRGRRSVAVDLKHPGGAEVVLRLAERADVLIEGYRPGVAERLGIGPAECLARNPALVYGRMTGWGQEGPLAATAGHDIGYVAVTGTLHAIGRAGGPPQVPLNLVGDFGGGSMYLVVGILAAVWEAERSGRGQVVDAAIVDGTAHLSAILHGFVSLGLWRDRRGTNLLDTGAPFYDVYETSDGEHMAVGAIEPQFFAELVARLGIADRAPGQNDRERWPELRVLLAETFRTRTREEWTEVFAGSDACVAPVLSAKEAPKHPHLAARGTLVERDGLTQPAPAPRFSRTGAELGLPPCGPGAHTREALGAWGFEDVEALVEAGAVVQA
- a CDS encoding NAD kinase, whose product is MGHGERDVLLVVHTGRQVALDAARDTVARLSASGVGVRVLAGEAGELETDAPVCALDAGALEDIELVVVLGGDGTMLRGAEVARSAGVPLLGVNLGRVGFLAEAEYEDLAFVVDRIVARDYTVEERMTVDVEVSLDGQVVDRSWALNEASVEKASRERMLEVLVSIDGRPLSKWGCDGVIFATPTGSTAYNFSAGGPIVWPDLDALLLVPISAHALFARPLVVSPHSLLALELQPNGEDPGSKGAVMWCDGRRVLDLPHGARVEVRRGALPVRFARLHRAPFSDRLVAKFALPVDGWRAEK